From the Octadecabacter antarcticus 307 genome, one window contains:
- a CDS encoding thymidine phosphorylase, whose product MDARAIIAKVRQGEDPSHDELVWFTNGLATRMVSDAQAGAFAMAVCLNGLSDEGRVALTTGMRDSGDVLKWDLPGPVLDKHSTGGVGDPVSLILAPALAACDVFVPMVSGRGLGHTGGTLDKLEAIPGLNTAQNTAAFRKITRDIGCAIVSATNSIAPADKRLYAVRDVTATVESVDLICASILSKKLAAGLEGLVLDVKAGSGAFMKTPAGAAKLARALTSTANGAGTPTAAFITDMSQPLAPCLGNGVELALCLEVLSGNRAAAPRLHDLTVALCARALALAGHAEGEAEERVKAAISSGHAMVCFAAMVRAMGGPPDIAEGWHTHLPSAPVIGDVPAPYAGTIAVIDGEALGLAVVQLGGGRQIESDRIDPRVGLTNVLPLGTKVARGDPIVTIHAADEDSAQAAAHAVLRAVTIGEPVEITDLVLERIDP is encoded by the coding sequence ATGGATGCGCGCGCAATCATTGCCAAAGTGCGGCAGGGCGAAGACCCCAGCCACGATGAATTGGTATGGTTCACCAATGGTTTAGCCACCCGCATGGTGTCGGACGCGCAGGCTGGCGCTTTCGCGATGGCAGTCTGTTTGAACGGGCTTAGCGATGAAGGTCGCGTGGCATTGACCACGGGCATGCGCGACAGTGGTGATGTGTTGAAATGGGATTTGCCGGGCCCCGTATTGGACAAACATTCAACGGGCGGGGTGGGTGATCCGGTGTCTCTGATTCTCGCGCCCGCGCTGGCGGCGTGCGATGTGTTCGTGCCGATGGTGTCGGGCCGCGGCCTTGGGCATACGGGCGGCACGCTCGATAAACTTGAGGCGATCCCAGGATTAAACACTGCGCAAAACACAGCCGCGTTCCGCAAGATTACCCGCGATATTGGCTGTGCAATTGTCAGTGCCACCAATTCCATCGCGCCCGCCGATAAACGCTTATATGCCGTGCGTGACGTCACCGCGACGGTTGAGAGTGTTGATTTAATTTGTGCCTCAATTCTGTCCAAGAAACTTGCAGCGGGTCTTGAGGGTCTGGTGCTTGACGTCAAAGCGGGCAGCGGCGCGTTTATGAAAACCCCCGCAGGGGCCGCAAAGCTGGCCCGCGCGTTGACGTCCACGGCGAACGGCGCGGGCACGCCGACAGCCGCGTTTATCACCGACATGTCGCAACCGCTGGCGCCATGTTTGGGAAATGGTGTCGAATTGGCGCTTTGTCTTGAGGTTTTGTCAGGAAACCGCGCTGCAGCGCCACGTTTGCACGATCTGACTGTCGCACTTTGCGCCCGCGCTCTCGCACTTGCAGGTCACGCCGAAGGCGAAGCCGAAGAACGCGTCAAGGCGGCCATTTCATCGGGCCACGCGATGGTCTGTTTTGCCGCGATGGTCCGCGCGATGGGTGGCCCGCCAGACATTGCCGAAGGCTGGCACACCCATCTGCCATCGGCCCCTGTCATTGGCGATGTTCCCGCGCCTTATGCTGGGACCATTGCTGTCATTGACGGTGAAGCACTGGGTTTGGCGGTGGTGCAATTGGGTGGCGGCCGTCAGATCGAAAGTGATCGCATTGACCCGCGTGTTGGTCTGACAAATGTCTTGCCGCTTGGGACGAAAGTTGCGCGTGGTGATCCAATCGTGACCATCCATGCCGCTGATGAGGACAGCGCGCAAGCCGCAGCCCATGCGGTCCTACGCGCCGTGACCATTGGTGAACCTGTTGAAATTACAGACCTAGTTCTAGAACGGATCGACCCATGA
- a CDS encoding cytidine deaminase, whose protein sequence is MSLLDDARAVRENAYAPYSKFAVGAALKTTRGTVFKGINVENVAYPEGTCAEAGAIAAMCAAGEREIAEIAVIADAPAPVPPCGGCRQKIAEFAGPDVVVTMSTMDGAVLQMTVAELLPGRFTVDHMANT, encoded by the coding sequence ATGTCCCTGCTCGATGACGCCCGCGCTGTGCGCGAAAACGCCTATGCGCCCTATTCGAAATTCGCTGTGGGTGCTGCCTTGAAAACCACGCGCGGTACTGTTTTCAAAGGTATAAATGTTGAAAACGTGGCCTATCCCGAAGGCACTTGCGCTGAAGCAGGTGCAATCGCTGCCATGTGCGCCGCTGGAGAACGTGAGATCGCAGAAATCGCAGTCATCGCTGATGCGCCAGCCCCCGTGCCCCCCTGTGGCGGTTGCCGCCAGAAGATTGCTGAATTTGCAGGGCCGGACGTGGTCGTGACCATGTCCACGATGGATGGCGCGGTACTGCAAATGACCGTCGCAGAGCTGTTGCCGGGGCGATTTACCGTTGATCATATGGCGAACACGTAA